The genomic segment ATGCGCACCTCCGAAAATCGATTTTTTCCTGTATTCCCAAAGAAAGACTGGCTGAGTCGGTAAAAATGGTCAACGAGTTGGCCCGACCGGCAGACAATAATTTCCACGATGAAATGATTGAACAATATGGACGAGTTCGCCGTTTTCTGCCCAGAGTGCTCAGGGAATTAACTTTTCTGGCCGCCCCGGCGGGAGAACATACTCTGGCAGCTTTTAACTATTTATCGTCGCTAGGCACTTCAAAAAAGCACATCCTTGACGATGCCCCGAAAAATATTATTACTGGTGCCTGGAAGCGTCTGGTTTTTGACGAAGAAGGCCGAGTAAGACGGCCTGGCTATTCACTATGCCTGCTGGAGCGGTTTCAGGATGCATTAAGGCGGCGGGATATTTATCTTGAGAATAGCGATCGTTGGGGAGACCCACGGTCAAAGCTATTACAAGGGACAGAATGGCAAGCTCAACGCATCCCTGTCTGTCGAGCATTAGGTCACCCAGTCAATGCTCGGCAGGCAACAGAAAAGCTTGCTCAGCAGTTAGATTTTGCCTGGAAAACAGTAGCTGATGGTTTTGATGATAATGCGTCAGTCCATATAGAACACGGAGGAAAATATCCTACGTTGACTATCAGCAGCCTTGAGAAACTGGATGAATCACCAAGTCTGATAGCTCTCAACAGGCAAGTCAGGCGTCTTTTACCTTTGGTGGATCTGACGGAGCTATTACTGGAAATCAATGCCCATACAGGATTTGCCGAAGAATTTACCCATGTCAGCGAGTCGAATGCGCGAGCGAAAGATCTGCATATCAGCATTTGTGCTGTATTACTGGCAGAAGCCTGCAACATTGGCTTTGAACCATTAATTAAGCACAATATTCCATCATTAACCCGGCATCGTCTTAGCTGGGTGAAACAAAATTATTTTCGGGCCGAAACGCTTATCAAAGCTAATGCTCGCCTGGTTGATTACCAGGCTACGCTCAGTCTGGCTCAGCGATGGGGTGGAGGAGAAGTCGCTTCTGCTGATGGTATGCGTTTTGTTACGCCAGTTAAAACGATTAACGCCGGCCCCAATAGAAAGTACTTTGGCTCCAATCGTGGAATTACCTGGTACAACTTTATCTCCGATCAGTTTTCTGGTTTTCACGGCATTGTTGTACCGGGTACGTTGAGAGACTCAATCTTTGTTCTGGAGGGGTTACTTGAACAGCAAACGGGGTTGAATCCACAAGAAATTATGACTGACACAGCAGGTGCCAGCGATTTGATATTCGGTCTGTTCTGGCTTTTGGGATACCAGTTTTCCCCGCGTCTGGCGGATGCCGGAGAGGCTGTTTTCTGGCGTGTGGATAAAAATGCGGATTACGGCCCTCTCGATGACCTGGCCCGTGGTTGCATTAATCTGGCACTGATTGAGGCGAACTGGGACGATATGATGCGGATTGCGGGTTCTCTTAAATTGGGAACTGTACAAGCATCGGAGCTAATCCGCAGTTTATTGAAGAGTACGCGCCCGTCCAGTCTGGCACAGGCCATCATTGAAGCGGGGCGAATAAATAAAACGCTTTACCTGCTGAATTATATTGATGATGAAGATTATCGTCGTCGAATACTAACGCAACTAAACCGGGGGGAAGGGAGACACAGTGTGGCTCGCGCCATTTGTCATGGTCAACGTGGCGAAATCAGAAAACGCTATCGCGAAGGGCAAGAGGATCAACTGGGATCATTGGGGCTGGTAACAAATGCTGCTGTTTTATGGAATACGCTGTATATGCAGGAAGCCCTTGGACATATTAATACCGATAGTCAGCCTGGTGAAATTAATGAAGACGATATATCCAGATTATCGCCATTGATGCATGGCCATATCAATATGTTAGGGCATTACTCATTCACCTTGTCTGAAAAGGTGATGAAGGGTGAGCTAAGGCCGTTGAATCAACAGGTTAACGAATATATAGACGCTTAGCGTAGGTTTTCGCCCCATTGGCCCTCAAACCCCACTAACAGTAATAATTCGTTAAAACAGATTCGTTGAAATAGTTATGCATAATTCATCCTACCCAAATGAGCAGATGATATTGCGTAAAACAGAGGGATTTTAACGCGGTGGTACTTGAAGGCGGGCGCATCTTAGCA from the Limnobaculum zhutongyuii genome contains:
- a CDS encoding Tn3 family transposase, which codes for MPIDFLTEEQKQNYGCYAAEPNEVQLARYFILDENDLTFIAQRRGDQNRLGIALQLTSVRFLGAFLSDLTLIPQNVQTFVATQLSISRTDILAEYAKREPTRWEHYAQIKKYYYYHDFGEFPWTFRLNRLLYTRAWISNERPSLMFDFATAWLVQHKILLPGATTLSRVITEIRERAAHRLWQRLLALPNDEQKQQLDELLSFSEGQRVSMFEQLKKGPVTISSPAFNDALDRYNKLHQLGFQQLDFTGLPPAQLKSLARYANVTSVKKIARIPMKKRTAILIAFVKSLEVIALDEAIDVLDMLITNIAGEAKKAGQKKRLRTLKDLDRSSLILAKACALLLDEVTDDAHLRKSIFSCIPKERLAESVKMVNELARPADNNFHDEMIEQYGRVRRFLPRVLRELTFLAAPAGEHTLAAFNYLSSLGTSKKHILDDAPKNIITGAWKRLVFDEEGRVRRPGYSLCLLERFQDALRRRDIYLENSDRWGDPRSKLLQGTEWQAQRIPVCRALGHPVNARQATEKLAQQLDFAWKTVADGFDDNASVHIEHGGKYPTLTISSLEKLDESPSLIALNRQVRRLLPLVDLTELLLEINAHTGFAEEFTHVSESNARAKDLHISICAVLLAEACNIGFEPLIKHNIPSLTRHRLSWVKQNYFRAETLIKANARLVDYQATLSLAQRWGGGEVASADGMRFVTPVKTINAGPNRKYFGSNRGITWYNFISDQFSGFHGIVVPGTLRDSIFVLEGLLEQQTGLNPQEIMTDTAGASDLIFGLFWLLGYQFSPRLADAGEAVFWRVDKNADYGPLDDLARGCINLALIEANWDDMMRIAGSLKLGTVQASELIRSLLKSTRPSSLAQAIIEAGRINKTLYLLNYIDDEDYRRRILTQLNRGEGRHSVARAICHGQRGEIRKRYREGQEDQLGSLGLVTNAAVLWNTLYMQEALGHINTDSQPGEINEDDISRLSPLMHGHINMLGHYSFTLSEKVMKGELRPLNQQVNEYIDA